One segment of Alnus glutinosa chromosome 2, dhAlnGlut1.1, whole genome shotgun sequence DNA contains the following:
- the LOC133860032 gene encoding protein transport protein Sec61 subunit gamma-like, whose product MDAIDSVFDPLREFAKDSVRLVKRCHKPDRKEFTKVAFRTAIGFVVMGFVGFFVKLIFIPINNIIVGSS is encoded by the exons atgGACGCCATAGACTCCGTCTTCGATCCCCTCAGAGAATTCGCCAAGGACAGCGTCCGCCTTGTCAAGCGCTGTCACAAGCCCGACCGCAAAG AGTTCACCAAGGTGGCGTTCCGTACGGCTATCGGCTTCGTGGTGATGGGGTTCGTGGGCTTCTTTGTGAAGCTGATCTTCATCCCCATCAACAACATCATCGTTGGGTCCAGTTAG